One genomic window of Trichlorobacter lovleyi includes the following:
- a CDS encoding tetratricopeptide repeat-containing glycosyltransferase family protein — protein sequence MREGAALHEAGRYDEALSLYDEAVGRWPTLALLWNNRGNTLLEMGFFDQAVKSYQQALQLAPSLHDSRVALSTCLQMQGEVQQALVECAKVLKASPNHAEAHWNYALLLLLQGKYSAGFREYEWRWKKRRFTSPVREFTQPRWHGGDLSAKTILIYAEQGFGDTLQFCRYLPLLVERGAEVLFECHPPLVPLMQSLGAGITVLPFGRDLPDFDYQLPLLSLPYLLGSTLETIPAVVPYLTPPAARLPFWQSVLPGGNGDTRIGLCWSGKRYPDPGRSLPAALLAQLACCTGTMWVSLQVGEPVEKPALTMVDLTMLVQDFADTAALLEQLDLVITIDTAVAHLAGALGKPTWLLLPFAPDWRWGLAGEQCCWYPGMRLFRQSAPGEWAPVVAAVVKALHDSPALANQK from the coding sequence ATGCGTGAAGGCGCAGCGTTGCACGAGGCCGGGCGCTATGACGAAGCCCTGTCCCTGTACGATGAGGCGGTCGGACGCTGGCCAACCCTGGCGCTGCTCTGGAACAACCGCGGCAATACCTTGCTGGAAATGGGCTTCTTCGACCAGGCGGTCAAAAGCTATCAGCAGGCATTACAGCTTGCCCCGTCCCTGCATGACAGCCGGGTGGCCTTGTCCACCTGCCTGCAGATGCAGGGGGAGGTGCAGCAGGCCCTGGTTGAATGTGCAAAGGTACTGAAGGCCTCTCCGAATCATGCTGAGGCCCATTGGAATTATGCCCTGCTGCTGTTGCTGCAGGGTAAGTATTCGGCAGGCTTCAGGGAATACGAGTGGCGCTGGAAAAAGCGGCGCTTTACCTCGCCGGTGCGTGAGTTTACCCAGCCACGCTGGCATGGTGGTGATCTCTCCGCCAAGACGATCCTGATCTATGCCGAGCAGGGCTTTGGCGATACCCTGCAGTTCTGCCGCTACCTGCCGCTGCTGGTGGAGCGGGGGGCAGAGGTCCTGTTCGAGTGCCATCCTCCTCTGGTCCCGCTGATGCAGAGCCTTGGCGCCGGTATCACGGTACTGCCGTTCGGCCGGGATCTGCCTGACTTTGATTACCAGCTGCCGTTGCTGTCCCTGCCGTACCTGCTGGGCAGTACCCTTGAGACGATTCCGGCTGTTGTGCCGTATCTGACCCCGCCTGCCGCGCGGCTGCCGTTCTGGCAGAGCGTACTGCCCGGTGGCAACGGTGACACACGGATTGGGCTCTGCTGGTCAGGCAAGCGCTATCCTGATCCTGGGCGCAGCCTGCCTGCCGCACTGCTTGCGCAATTGGCCTGCTGTACCGGTACCATGTGGGTATCTCTGCAGGTGGGGGAGCCGGTTGAAAAACCTGCCCTGACCATGGTTGATCTGACCATGCTGGTGCAGGATTTTGCCGATACCGCGGCCTTGCTGGAACAGCTTGACCTGGTGATCACCATTGATACGGCTGTCGCCCACCTGGCCGGCGCACTGGGCAAACCGACCTGGCTGCTGCTGCCGTTTGCGCCGGACTGGCGCTGGGGGCTGGCAGGGGAGCAGTGCTGCTGGTATCCCGGCATGCGGCTGTTCCGTCAGTCCGCGCCCGGCGAATGGGCCCCTGTCGTTGCAGCGGTCGTCAAGGCGCTGCATGACAGCCCTGCTCTCGCTAATCAAAAATAA
- a CDS encoding peptidylprolyl isomerase gives MATATARHILVSTEEECLKLKTEIEGGADFGEVAKLNSSCPSRMRGGDLGAFGPGQMVREFDEVVFSGEIGKVLGPVRTQFGYHLIEVTKRW, from the coding sequence ATGGCAACAGCAACGGCACGACACATCCTGGTTTCAACCGAAGAGGAATGTCTGAAACTGAAGACAGAGATAGAGGGCGGCGCCGATTTCGGCGAGGTGGCCAAGCTCAACTCATCCTGTCCCTCCCGGATGCGGGGTGGTGACCTGGGGGCGTTCGGCCCCGGTCAGATGGTCAGGGAGTTTGATGAGGTGGTCTTTTCCGGTGAGATCGGCAAGGTCTTGGGACCGGTCAGGACACAGTTCGGCTATCACCTGATTGAGGTCACCAAGCGCTGGTAA
- a CDS encoding selenobacteriocin, which translates to MEKDRLKSILAGMGIASLVAGMAVVPFNAQGASGUGGKEGAGSTPQKEAGKSGUGGKSGAGSAETPKDKDGTQTTDDKKPAESKPAEKPAPKPGGSG; encoded by the coding sequence ATGGAGAAGGACCGGTTGAAGTCCATCCTGGCAGGAATGGGCATCGCCAGCCTCGTTGCAGGCATGGCGGTTGTTCCGTTCAACGCCCAGGGTGCGAGTGGTTGAGGCGGCAAGGAGGGTGCCGGGAGCACCCCGCAGAAGGAAGCAGGCAAAAGTGGCTGAGGCGGTAAGAGCGGCGCCGGGAGCGCTGAGACCCCCAAAGACAAGGATGGCACACAGACGACGGATGACAAGAAACCGGCAGAAAGCAAGCCTGCAGAAAAACCGGCCCCCAAACCGGGCGGCAGCGGCTGA
- a CDS encoding DUF3553 domain-containing protein → MIIKTGAIVIHPGAAAWGVGKITEVAAQKATIQFSDGIIRKIASSHYASLRPGDPADFVALVESAPVEKVRATPKRTKKTKELAV, encoded by the coding sequence ATGATTATCAAAACAGGTGCCATCGTCATTCATCCCGGAGCAGCTGCTTGGGGCGTTGGCAAAATAACCGAGGTAGCAGCCCAGAAGGCAACCATTCAATTCAGTGACGGCATCATCAGGAAGATCGCCTCTTCCCATTATGCCAGCCTGCGCCCCGGCGATCCGGCCGACTTTGTTGCACTGGTGGAAAGTGCCCCGGTTGAAAAGGTCCGCGCAACGCCCAAGCGGACAAAAAAAACAAAAGAACTGGCGGTCTAG
- a CDS encoding Tex family protein gives MALNQQQHAAIISIITEETGLRQGQVSNTVTLLQEGATVPFIARYRKEQTGELDEVQIRTIEERLAYFTELEARRQTILASIDEQGKLSPELKARIETTRQKTELEDLYLPYKPKRRTKATIAKERGLEPLADLMAAQELTGGSALEAAAPFVDPDKEVPSPEAALEGAGHILAERLADDADCRAMVRRLTWEQGVMATKVVPDKKEQVTKFEMYYDYQEPLKEIPSHRMLAMRRGEKEEVLRLSLQAPQAEIMAGLKHRLIKGESIFRPWLETVAEDAYKRLIATSIEVELRLQSKDLADEAAIAIFARNLKNLLLAPPAGGRRVLGIDPGLRTGSKLAAVDQTGRFLEHVTIYPHTGAGRVDQARADLLRLVEAHGIEMIAIGNGTAGREMELFTKETLARAGRHLPVVMVSEAGASVYSASEIAREEFPELDLTVRGAISIARRLQDPLAELVKVDPKSIGVGQYQHDVNQAMLKKSLDEVVESGVNYVGVDLNTASWALLSYVAGVGPALGKAIARHRDENGPFSSRKGLLKVSRFGAKAFEQAAGFLRIRGGKHPLDNSAVHPERYPLVEQMAKDLGVSLEELSKTPGLAEKIDLKKYVSDQVGLPTLRDILEELKKPGRDPRQQFQTADFRDDIREISDLQEGMILQGVVTNVTAFGAFVDIGVHQDGLVHVSHLANRFIKDPNDAVQVGQVVKVKVLSADPQRKRIALSIKEAEPGGAAVRKTAPAAAQPRQEQKVTSGGLDLSAMEKAGFRVRR, from the coding sequence ATGGCACTTAATCAGCAGCAGCATGCAGCAATCATAAGCATCATTACCGAAGAGACCGGGCTCAGGCAGGGCCAGGTCAGCAATACCGTCACCCTGTTGCAGGAAGGGGCCACGGTCCCCTTTATTGCCCGTTACCGTAAGGAACAGACCGGTGAACTGGATGAGGTGCAGATCCGTACCATTGAGGAACGGCTGGCCTATTTCACGGAACTGGAGGCCCGGCGTCAGACCATCCTGGCCTCGATTGATGAACAGGGCAAGCTGAGCCCTGAACTGAAGGCCCGTATCGAGACGACCCGCCAGAAGACCGAACTGGAAGACCTGTACCTGCCGTACAAGCCCAAGCGTCGTACCAAGGCCACCATTGCAAAGGAGCGCGGTCTGGAACCGTTGGCTGATCTGATGGCGGCCCAGGAGCTGACCGGCGGCAGCGCCCTGGAGGCGGCAGCCCCGTTTGTTGATCCTGACAAAGAGGTGCCCAGCCCGGAGGCTGCCCTGGAAGGGGCCGGTCATATCCTGGCTGAGCGGTTGGCTGATGATGCTGACTGCCGGGCCATGGTACGCCGTCTGACCTGGGAGCAGGGGGTCATGGCCACCAAGGTGGTGCCGGATAAAAAGGAGCAGGTCACCAAGTTTGAGATGTACTACGACTATCAGGAACCGCTGAAGGAGATCCCGTCCCACCGGATGCTGGCCATGCGGCGCGGCGAAAAGGAAGAGGTGCTGCGCCTTTCCCTGCAGGCACCCCAGGCCGAGATCATGGCCGGCCTCAAGCACCGCCTGATCAAGGGAGAGAGCATCTTCAGGCCCTGGCTTGAAACAGTGGCCGAGGATGCCTACAAACGGTTGATCGCCACCTCGATCGAGGTTGAACTGCGGCTGCAGTCCAAGGATCTGGCTGATGAGGCGGCCATTGCCATCTTTGCCAGAAATCTGAAAAACCTGCTGCTGGCACCGCCTGCCGGTGGCCGTCGGGTACTGGGAATCGATCCCGGTCTGCGGACCGGTTCCAAGCTGGCAGCGGTGGATCAGACCGGTCGTTTTCTGGAACATGTCACCATCTATCCCCACACCGGCGCTGGCCGGGTGGATCAGGCCAGGGCGGACCTGCTGCGGCTGGTGGAGGCCCATGGGATTGAGATGATCGCCATCGGTAACGGCACTGCCGGGCGTGAGATGGAGCTGTTCACCAAAGAGACCCTGGCCAGGGCCGGCAGGCATCTGCCGGTGGTGATGGTCAGCGAGGCCGGCGCCAGTGTCTATTCCGCCTCGGAGATCGCCCGTGAGGAGTTTCCCGAACTGGACCTGACCGTGCGCGGTGCGATCTCCATTGCCCGCCGCCTGCAGGACCCGCTGGCAGAGCTGGTCAAGGTCGATCCCAAGAGCATCGGTGTGGGGCAGTACCAGCACGATGTCAATCAGGCCATGCTGAAGAAGAGTCTGGATGAGGTGGTGGAATCGGGGGTTAACTATGTGGGGGTGGATCTGAATACCGCCTCATGGGCGCTGTTGTCCTATGTGGCCGGTGTTGGTCCGGCCCTGGGCAAGGCCATAGCCCGTCATCGTGATGAAAACGGTCCGTTCAGTTCCCGCAAAGGCCTGCTGAAGGTGTCCCGTTTCGGGGCCAAGGCCTTTGAACAGGCCGCCGGATTTCTGCGGATCCGTGGTGGTAAACATCCCCTGGATAACTCTGCAGTCCACCCGGAGCGCTACCCGTTGGTGGAACAGATGGCCAAAGATCTGGGCGTCTCCCTCGAAGAGCTGAGCAAAACCCCGGGGTTGGCTGAAAAGATCGACCTGAAAAAGTACGTCAGTGACCAGGTCGGTCTGCCGACCCTGCGGGACATCCTGGAAGAGCTGAAAAAGCCTGGACGCGATCCGCGCCAGCAGTTCCAGACCGCCGACTTCAGGGATGATATCCGCGAGATCAGTGACCTGCAGGAGGGGATGATCCTGCAGGGGGTGGTGACCAACGTGACCGCCTTTGGCGCCTTTGTGGATATCGGGGTGCATCAGGATGGTCTGGTGCATGTCAGTCACCTGGCCAACCGTTTTATCAAGGACCCCAATGACGCGGTGCAGGTGGGGCAGGTGGTGAAGGTCAAGGTGCTGTCTGCTGATCCGCAGCGCAAGCGGATCGCCCTGTCCATCAAAGAGGCTGAGCCCGGCGGGGCAGCGGTGCGTAAAACGGCACCCGCTGCTGCCCAGCCCAGGCAGGAACAGAAGGTTACCTCAGGAGGTCTTGATCTGAGCGCCATGGAAAAGGCCGGGTTCAGGGTGCGGCGTTAG
- a CDS encoding valine--tRNA ligase has protein sequence MSNKELAKGYEPHEVEKKWYGEWAEKGYFHADEASPRRPYSIVIPPPNVTGALHMGHALNNTLQDILCRWKRMTGHSVLWMPGTDHAGIATQNVVERQLAAEGTDRHDLGREAFIERVWQWKAESGGQIIGQLKRLGASCDWERERFTMDAGLSKAVRTVFVKLYEDGLIYRDNRLINWCPRCHTALSDIEVEHEEKKGHLWHIRYPVVGQPGRFLTVATTRPETMLGDTAVAVHPEDERYADLHGAKVLLPLVNREIPVVADEYVDREFGTGVVKITPAHDFNDFEVGARHGLDKINVFDESGIINAAGHQYEGLDRFKARTRIVEELEAAGLLEKIDDHGLSVGGCYRCKTVVEPYLSLQWYVKVGPLAEKALAAVKDGRTRILPKQWENTYYDWMENIRDWCISRQIWWGHRIPAWFCDHCGKITVAMDDPTSCSQCGSDELRQETDVLDTWFSSALWPFSTMGWPDQTAELKRFYPTATLVTGFDILFFWVARMMMMGLHFMDEVPFRDVYIHALVRDAHGQKMSKSKGNVIDPLTVIDQYGTDAFRFTLAAFAAQGRDIKLAEERISGYRNFCNKVWNAARFTMMNLEGFEPDQLVFEDLRLTESDEWILHRLNETARATNQALDEYRFNEAAMTLYQFTWSEFCDWYLELSKQELYGDDPLRRRTTQYVLWTVLEHLLRLLHPIMPFITEEIWQTLPKGDRCNLRGSGGDWAPSIMLAPYPQPREDWQFEDAAGRMEQVMEVISAIRTIRGEMEVPPSREITVTLSTGSQQAEDLARLFESKIRSMARVADLTIGRNLEKPEDASVQPAGRFQVFVPLKGLVDVAEEEKRLLKEIAKLDKEIEQFSKKLENPSFVDRAPADIVAKEKAKLADVSSKKAVLEESLEKIRNLK, from the coding sequence ATGTCTAACAAAGAACTGGCCAAGGGGTATGAACCCCATGAGGTAGAGAAAAAATGGTACGGCGAGTGGGCTGAAAAGGGCTACTTTCATGCAGATGAGGCCTCCCCCCGCAGACCTTACAGCATTGTCATTCCACCGCCCAACGTCACCGGTGCCCTGCATATGGGGCATGCCCTCAATAATACCCTGCAGGATATCCTCTGCCGCTGGAAGCGGATGACCGGTCACAGCGTGCTCTGGATGCCCGGCACCGACCATGCCGGTATTGCCACCCAGAACGTGGTTGAGCGGCAACTGGCTGCTGAAGGCACGGATCGTCATGACCTGGGGCGCGAGGCCTTTATCGAGCGGGTCTGGCAGTGGAAGGCCGAGTCGGGTGGCCAGATCATCGGGCAGCTGAAGCGGCTGGGGGCCTCCTGTGATTGGGAACGGGAGCGCTTTACCATGGATGCCGGTCTGTCCAAGGCGGTACGCACGGTCTTTGTCAAGCTGTACGAAGACGGCTTGATCTACCGCGATAACCGTCTGATCAACTGGTGCCCCCGCTGCCATACCGCCCTTTCAGATATCGAGGTGGAGCATGAAGAGAAAAAGGGGCATCTCTGGCATATCCGCTATCCGGTGGTGGGGCAGCCGGGCCGCTTCCTGACCGTGGCCACCACCCGGCCAGAGACCATGCTGGGCGATACCGCCGTGGCGGTGCATCCTGAAGATGAACGCTACGCCGATCTGCATGGTGCCAAGGTGCTGTTGCCGCTGGTGAACCGTGAGATTCCGGTGGTTGCGGATGAGTATGTGGACCGCGAGTTCGGCACCGGTGTGGTCAAGATCACCCCGGCCCATGACTTCAACGACTTTGAGGTGGGGGCACGCCACGGTCTGGACAAGATCAATGTCTTTGACGAGTCGGGCATTATCAATGCTGCCGGTCATCAGTATGAAGGACTGGATCGTTTTAAGGCCCGCACCAGGATTGTGGAGGAGCTTGAGGCTGCCGGGCTGCTGGAGAAGATCGACGATCACGGTCTGTCGGTGGGGGGCTGCTACCGTTGCAAGACCGTGGTGGAGCCGTACCTCTCCCTGCAGTGGTACGTCAAGGTGGGGCCGCTGGCAGAGAAGGCCCTTGCAGCGGTTAAGGACGGACGGACCCGGATTCTGCCGAAGCAGTGGGAGAACACCTATTATGACTGGATGGAAAACATCCGCGACTGGTGTATCTCACGCCAGATCTGGTGGGGACACCGTATCCCGGCCTGGTTCTGCGATCATTGCGGCAAGATAACGGTTGCGATGGATGATCCGACCAGCTGCAGTCAGTGCGGCAGTGATGAACTGCGCCAGGAAACCGACGTGCTGGACACCTGGTTCTCTTCGGCACTCTGGCCGTTCTCCACCATGGGCTGGCCTGATCAGACCGCTGAGCTGAAAAGGTTTTATCCCACCGCAACCCTGGTAACCGGTTTTGACATCCTCTTCTTCTGGGTGGCCCGGATGATGATGATGGGGCTGCATTTCATGGATGAGGTGCCGTTCAGGGATGTCTATATCCATGCCCTGGTACGGGATGCCCACGGCCAGAAGATGTCCAAGTCAAAGGGGAACGTGATTGATCCGCTGACGGTGATCGACCAGTACGGTACCGATGCCTTCCGCTTTACGCTGGCGGCCTTTGCAGCCCAGGGCCGGGATATCAAACTGGCTGAAGAGCGGATCTCCGGTTACCGTAACTTCTGCAACAAGGTCTGGAATGCGGCCCGTTTTACCATGATGAACCTGGAAGGGTTTGAGCCGGATCAACTGGTTTTTGAAGACCTGCGGTTGACCGAGTCCGATGAATGGATTCTGCACCGTCTGAATGAAACCGCCCGTGCAACCAACCAGGCCCTTGACGAGTACCGCTTTAACGAGGCCGCCATGACGCTGTACCAGTTTACCTGGAGCGAGTTCTGCGACTGGTACCTGGAACTGTCCAAGCAGGAGCTGTACGGTGATGATCCGCTGCGTCGCCGCACCACCCAGTACGTGCTCTGGACCGTGCTGGAACACCTGTTGCGTCTGCTGCACCCGATCATGCCGTTTATCACGGAAGAGATCTGGCAGACCCTGCCCAAGGGAGACCGCTGCAACCTGCGCGGATCAGGTGGCGACTGGGCTCCGTCCATCATGCTGGCACCCTATCCGCAGCCCCGTGAAGACTGGCAGTTTGAAGACGCAGCCGGCCGGATGGAGCAGGTGATGGAGGTCATCTCGGCCATCCGCACCATCCGTGGTGAGATGGAGGTGCCCCCTTCCCGCGAGATAACGGTCACCCTTTCAACCGGGTCCCAGCAGGCCGAGGATCTGGCGCGGCTGTTTGAATCAAAGATCAGGAGCATGGCCCGGGTGGCCGATCTGACCATCGGGCGGAACCTGGAAAAGCCGGAAGATGCCTCAGTACAACCGGCTGGCAGGTTTCAGGTCTTTGTCCCGCTGAAGGGGCTGGTGGATGTGGCTGAAGAGGAAAAACGGCTCCTGAAGGAGATCGCCAAACTGGATAAAGAGATCGAGCAGTTTTCGAAAAAGCTCGAGAATCCCAGCTTTGTTGACCGGGCTCCGGCTGATATCGTGGCCAAGGAAAAGGCCAAGCTGGCTGACGTTAGCTCTAAGAAGGCGGTGCTGGAAGAAAGTCTGGAGAAGATCAGAAACCTGAAGTAG
- the lhgO gene encoding L-2-hydroxyglutarate oxidase, producing MTTRLQADYLIIGAGIIGLALARELKNRFPAADVLVIDKEADVAYHGSGRNSGVLHAGFYYSADSLKARFTREGNRMMTDYVAGRGLAINRCHKVVVASDLNEIEGVQELQRRGEKNGVDVRIIDEQELAEIDPNAKTSGIALYSPTTATVDPSQVCHALKEDLEAAGVRFLFGQGYLKRQGDAAILTTGGLVLEAGLTINAAGLYADTVARDYGFSQQYTIIPFKGIYLKYTGTDKPIRTNIYPVPNLKNPFLGVHYTVTVDGTIKIGPTAIPAFWRQNYAGLEHFRLGELLEILGWESRLFLGDNFGFRSLALSELKKYDRGYFTGLATKMVKQINTAGFNQWSKPGIRAQLLNTATKELVQDFVVEGDRHSIHVLNAVSPAFTCSFPFAAWVVDHFVLKQ from the coding sequence GTGACCACCCGTCTGCAGGCGGATTACCTGATCATCGGGGCCGGGATCATCGGCCTGGCCCTGGCTCGTGAGCTGAAGAACCGTTTTCCCGCGGCCGATGTCCTGGTGATCGACAAGGAGGCAGACGTGGCCTACCACGGCAGCGGTCGCAACAGCGGGGTGCTGCATGCCGGGTTCTACTATTCGGCCGATTCGTTGAAGGCCCGTTTTACCCGTGAAGGCAACCGGATGATGACCGATTACGTTGCGGGCCGCGGCCTGGCAATCAATCGCTGCCACAAGGTCGTTGTCGCCTCGGATCTGAATGAGATTGAAGGGGTGCAGGAACTGCAGCGCCGTGGCGAGAAGAACGGCGTGGATGTGCGGATCATCGATGAACAGGAGCTGGCCGAGATCGATCCCAATGCAAAGACCAGCGGGATCGCACTCTATTCCCCCACCACCGCCACGGTTGATCCGAGCCAGGTCTGCCATGCCCTGAAAGAGGATCTTGAGGCGGCTGGTGTCCGTTTTCTGTTTGGCCAGGGGTATCTGAAACGTCAGGGGGATGCGGCCATTCTGACAACCGGCGGTCTGGTGCTGGAGGCCGGTCTGACCATCAATGCCGCCGGTCTGTATGCCGATACGGTTGCCCGTGACTACGGCTTTTCACAGCAGTATACCATCATCCCGTTCAAGGGGATCTACCTGAAGTACACCGGTACGGATAAACCGATCCGCACCAACATCTATCCGGTACCCAATCTGAAGAATCCGTTTTTGGGGGTTCATTATACGGTGACGGTGGATGGGACGATCAAGATCGGCCCCACCGCCATACCGGCCTTCTGGCGCCAGAACTATGCCGGTCTGGAGCATTTCCGGCTCGGGGAACTGCTGGAGATACTGGGCTGGGAGTCGCGCCTGTTTCTGGGGGACAACTTCGGCTTTCGCTCGCTGGCGCTGTCTGAGTTAAAGAAGTACGACCGCGGCTATTTTACCGGTCTGGCCACGAAAATGGTGAAACAGATCAATACGGCCGGTTTCAACCAGTGGAGCAAGCCGGGTATCCGGGCCCAGCTGTTGAATACCGCTACCAAGGAGCTGGTGCAGGACTTTGTTGTGGAAGGAGACCGGCACAGCATCCATGTGCTGAATGCCGTGTCGCCGGCATTCACCTGCAGCTTCCCCTTTGCGGCCTGGGTGGTGGATCACTTTGTCCTGAAGCAGTAA
- the sbtM gene encoding thio(seleno)oxazole modification radical SAM maturase SbtM — translation MGQDAWNRLIGRSLNELDPETVPVQLEKVAGLTHPEWLPDLARLELSCHRAMNTPLPQPEELQALTINPSLQLLPVPWTHLLTLLTFAKKQDMERVEPGEELVLIWSDPANKNLRFESALPDHLLALKMVAEGISPEEAAQQANQPIALFDAVLWDAVRKGVLLAPLSSLRRTPAIASQAVDHRFVAAEVFTLQWHLTQSCDLSCKHCYDRSQRAAFPFYRAVTLMQELRDFCWSRFVRPQVSFSGGNPLLHPDFYRIYQAAADHGLMTAILGNATERSNIERLMAIQRPVYYQVSLEGLEEHNDTIRGEGNFRRTIAFLEMLTELGVPNMVMLTLTRNNLDQVIPLAEQLEGITGGLTFNRLALFGEGARLALPTREEYRAFLEQYVAAMPTHPVLALKDSLLNSIYDDQGKPLFGGCAGFGCGAAFNFVAILSDGEVHACRKFPSPIGNILNQNLEEVYNSETAARYRDGSTACNGCTLRAVCGGCLAVTASFGHDPLTSKDPYCFRTK, via the coding sequence TTGGGACAGGATGCCTGGAATCGTCTGATCGGCAGATCCCTGAATGAGCTTGATCCTGAGACCGTGCCTGTCCAGCTGGAAAAAGTGGCCGGCCTGACTCACCCGGAATGGCTGCCGGACCTGGCCCGGCTGGAGCTGAGCTGCCACCGGGCCATGAATACTCCACTGCCGCAGCCCGAAGAGCTGCAGGCCCTGACCATCAACCCCTCACTGCAACTGCTGCCGGTCCCCTGGACACATCTGCTGACCCTACTGACCTTTGCCAAAAAGCAGGATATGGAGCGGGTTGAGCCGGGTGAGGAGCTGGTGCTGATCTGGTCTGATCCGGCAAACAAGAATCTGCGTTTTGAATCCGCCCTGCCGGATCACCTGCTTGCCCTGAAGATGGTGGCTGAAGGGATCAGCCCGGAAGAGGCGGCACAACAGGCAAACCAGCCGATTGCGCTGTTCGATGCCGTGCTGTGGGACGCAGTGCGCAAGGGGGTACTGCTGGCACCGCTGTCAAGTCTGCGCCGTACTCCGGCAATTGCATCACAGGCGGTTGACCATCGCTTTGTTGCAGCCGAGGTCTTCACCCTGCAGTGGCATCTGACCCAGAGTTGCGACCTGTCCTGCAAGCATTGTTACGACCGCAGCCAGCGGGCAGCATTTCCGTTTTACCGCGCTGTCACACTGATGCAGGAGCTGCGCGATTTCTGCTGGAGCCGCTTTGTACGTCCCCAGGTTTCATTCAGCGGCGGCAACCCGCTCCTGCATCCGGATTTCTACCGGATCTATCAGGCGGCAGCTGACCACGGCCTGATGACCGCCATCCTCGGGAACGCCACCGAACGCAGCAACATTGAACGGCTAATGGCGATCCAGCGTCCGGTCTACTATCAGGTCAGTCTTGAAGGGCTGGAAGAACATAACGACACCATCAGGGGGGAAGGCAACTTCAGGCGGACAATTGCATTTCTTGAAATGTTGACTGAGCTGGGTGTGCCCAACATGGTGATGCTGACCCTGACCAGGAACAATCTTGATCAGGTGATCCCGTTGGCTGAACAGCTGGAAGGCATTACCGGCGGGCTGACCTTCAACCGCCTGGCACTGTTTGGCGAGGGGGCGCGGCTGGCCCTGCCGACCCGTGAGGAATACAGGGCATTTCTTGAACAGTATGTGGCAGCCATGCCGACCCACCCGGTGCTGGCACTGAAAGACAGCCTGCTCAACTCGATCTACGACGACCAGGGCAAGCCGCTATTCGGCGGCTGTGCCGGATTCGGTTGCGGTGCCGCCTTCAACTTCGTGGCCATCCTCTCCGATGGCGAAGTGCATGCCTGCCGCAAATTCCCCTCGCCCATCGGCAATATCCTGAACCAGAACCTTGAGGAGGTCTACAACTCGGAAACAGCGGCCCGCTATCGCGATGGTTCCACTGCCTGCAACGGTTGCACGCTGCGGGCGGTCTGCGGCGGCTGCCTGGCGGTTACCGCCAGTTTTGGGCATGACCCGTTGACCAGCAAAGACCCTTACTGCTTCAGGACAAAGTGA
- a CDS encoding anthranilate synthase component II, which yields MLLMIDNYDSFTFNIVQYLAQLGEEVKVVRNDEIGVADIATLRPDRIVVSPGPCSPEEAGISVAAIREYAGKIPLLGVCLGHQSIGAAFGGKVVRSVSLMHGKTSPIHHDGKELFSGLPNPFNATRYHSLVVERASLPDCLEVTAWVDNGEIMGLRHRDLPVWGVQFHPESILTEGGMALLDNFLKLSRQYPVAL from the coding sequence ATGCTTTTAATGATCGATAATTATGATTCGTTTACCTTCAATATCGTCCAGTATCTGGCCCAGCTGGGTGAAGAGGTAAAGGTGGTGCGTAACGACGAGATTGGCGTTGCCGATATTGCAACCCTGCGTCCCGACCGGATTGTGGTCTCGCCCGGCCCCTGTTCTCCGGAGGAGGCGGGCATCTCGGTGGCGGCCATCAGGGAGTACGCCGGAAAGATACCGCTTTTGGGGGTCTGTCTGGGGCATCAGTCCATTGGCGCCGCTTTTGGCGGCAAGGTGGTGCGCAGTGTCTCCCTGATGCACGGCAAGACCTCGCCGATCCACCACGACGGCAAGGAGCTGTTCAGCGGTTTACCCAACCCGTTCAATGCCACCCGTTACCATTCGCTGGTGGTTGAACGTGCCAGCCTGCCGGACTGTCTGGAAGTGACCGCCTGGGTGGATAATGGCGAGATCATGGGCTTGCGTCACCGCGACCTGCCGGTCTGGGGGGTGCAGTTCCACCCGGAATCGATCCTGACCGAAGGTGGCATGGCGCTCTTGGATAACTTTCTGAAGCTTTCCCGCCAGTATCCGGTAGCGCTGTGA